One window of the Cryptomeria japonica chromosome 7, Sugi_1.0, whole genome shotgun sequence genome contains the following:
- the LOC131856532 gene encoding replication protein A 70 kDa DNA-binding subunit C-like, which yields MQHESSVNISPIKALNPYQNKTIKGRVTNKRKMHQYSTPKSTSQVFSFDMIDDEGTEISITCFGDVAEMHYHRVEARTYYTVSKGCIKEADTKWNKLNSHLEITLDNNSVLKCCEAVVDSQGNNSPFTPINEITYYTNNTLVDVIGIVVVVGEPSLIRRKDGSEVTKRIVKINDVSTFTINVKSWATTWQAVGEDLKNMHATQTTVVLAVRNARVGYFNGKMKLQDHTDTLWATGFDEVGTNLLQISAKDLYMLQYDLTTKRTPQTIIKRVLLSCFVFTLSVTTNMYNSEPRLKATITKVTNINFQAECTLLLAEIARTSIAAAFQTN from the exons ATGCAGCACGAATCTTCTGTTAATATCAGCCCGATTAAAGCCTTGAACCCCTATCAAAATAAGACGATTAAGGGGCGTGTAACAAACAAGAGGAAGATGCATCAATATAGTACACCAAAGTCCACTAGCCAAGTGTTTAGTTTTGACATGATAGATGATGAAGGTACTGAAATTAGCATAACTTGCTTTGGCGATGTAGCAGAGATGCATTATCATAGGGTTGAAGCAAGAACATATTATACTGTATCAAAAGGTTGCATTAAAGAAGCTGACACAAAATGGAACAAGCTTAACAGTCATCTTGAGATAACTTTGGACAACAATTCAGTATTGAAGTGTTGTGAAGCTGTTGTTGATAGTCAAGGAAATAATTCGCCATTCACACCGATTAATGAAATTACATACTACACCAACAACACTTTAGTTGATGTTATTGGTATTGTAGTTGTTGTTGGTGAACCCTCATTAATTCGCAGAAAAGATGGCAGCGAAGTAACAAAGAGAATTGTCAAAATAAATGATGTCTCAACTTTTACTATCAATGTTAAATCATGGGCAACAACATGGCAAGCGGTAggtgaagatttgaagaacatgcATGCAACCCAAACAACTGTTGTCCTTGCAGTCAGAAATGCTCGGGTTGGTTATTTCAATGGAAAG ATGAAGCTCCAAGATCATACAGACACTCTTTGGGCTACTGGCTTTGATGAGGTTGGCACAAATTTGCTGCAAATATCTGCCAAGGACCTTTACATGCTGCAGTACGATTTAACTACAAAGAGAACACCTCAGACTATTATCAAGAGAGTCCTTTTATCTTGCTTTGTTTTCACACTTTCTGTTACAACAAACATGTACAATTCAGAGCCCAGGCTCAAAGCAACAATTACCAAAGTCACAAATATCAATTTCCAGGCTGAATGTACTCTTCTGCTTGCAGAGATTGCTCGGACGAGTATAGCTGCAGCGTTCCAGACCAATTAG